The stretch of DNA GAATAGTAATTCGAATCATAATAATCCAACTGCACAATACAACAAAATAGTGAAAGCTCGCAAAGGCCATGAACGTTAGAAATACAAGACGCAAACAAATGAACTAGTTAACTACCAAATTTCGAGCGTTGTTGCCAAATATATTTGTATAACAGCCTGACGACACTGCGCTAAAGCAACAATAAAATTGACAAGTTAATTCCTTGCTTCATTGGTCagtgaagaagaggaagacccaaaacaaggttccttgacaacatcgatgaagacatgagaaattatggaaatacgtgcttgacgGAGGCGATGGATATGGACCACTGGAGAGAAATTCGTGGGGATGCTAGGACCTACACAGGATTGTAaatccagaatgatgatgatgatgcataATCACattatcacattttttgtatTGTAGTTCTTCGAGGACAAGACTGTATATTCATTGTTGTGTGCGTTTGTAaagtttaattattatattaaaaggaAAAGAACAAAGTCAACAACAcagcgaattaaaaaaaaaaaacaaaactaatcGTTAATATCATTAAGTCAACTGTTACAAACGTGATAAGAATCAAGTAAAATAGAATCAAATGATTATTGTGCAATATTAATGATCAAAGGCTACCAACAGCTGCAGTTTAATGTTAAATACTACTTCTTTTGCTAATTGAGATAGTTGTTTGTATTATGTCATATTGCTGGCAAATTTCACAGGAAAAGAATATGTTAAAATCGGGACAAATAACAGAATTCTCTTAATTTAGGTCAAATAACAAAATCTCATTGGTAAATGTGAATGCACAGTGAATTAAAAATCACTAATAATACATTATGATCAATATTCTCTAGACGGTGCTCTTATAAGTATTATATATACTCTACTAGGTACCCGCCCATTCACAGCCTCTGCTGAATgagttatagtttatttttatgaacgagagagtaattagcataattttaactggtagctccgaccactccatgggcgtgctcaagattaattgaaaaattactttgaataattgtaaaaaataaatgaattatttcagtgttataaagtgttatgtgtatgtaaacaaaagtgacctcttttatcacacactatattagaactgactggcctacattaaaaagggttttaaaaaattcacattttttttaatttttaaaaattacaaaagagaaaaagagtttttaaaaccgtctaaggtatgttaaatagatgaataaaaatattaatataaaacttacagctacttgttacaaatccaaatcagattcagaagatgaactttcagaaccaagatttataataactggctcgatcattttatcagtaatattgtccagcttccacattttttcctcttctttaatagtgtgatttactgccttttcccagttttcaggttttacattatttacggcctccaaaaacaactgtttaacatcatgaattttaaaagtggtattttttcttgaaacttcactctttatctgtgcccataccagttcaatcgggtttaattcacaatgatatggtggggatctaagtactgtcattccacgatttttggcaatttcatcaatttcgtattttttaaatttttctttatgaagggcacacaacgaataaagttcctttcttatagatccgggatggtacgtaatattttttgaactcagccaattctgcaaatctttttttaaccacttggttgtgggcagtccttctataagtctggagtgataacttgcattatccattactattacacagttcttaggaagaagatctatcatttgttcgaaccattcttgaaagacatcagcgttcatgtcttcatggtagtcaccggtacgagttgattcaaaagttaataaaccaccttcaacaaaaccgtctgaactgccaatgtgtactattatcagcctgcgtccctttcctgatggtgggtttaaaccagtagataagttatttacaaaagcgtgcctttgacttgtaacagtttcatcctgccaaaatttatttggtgtatgaccctcgttgatccatgtttcatcaagataaaatatttttcttttttggtttctcatttcctttatggttcttagaaaatgtcttctccatatgacaatatcgcttctttctaataaaatagactttctgggattctttttccagcggaagcctatttcttttaaaagtttccataacgtacttcgactcatttctgggtaatccttatcatctcgaactgagacaagaactttatccaatgttggaaattcttgtctaaagaagaattcatgcactttccgtcgaagtccttctttaaaatgatattctatttgaaattttggtttccctggagcattacgtggcatttgaaaactaccacatttctcttctttaataactctgtaaatcgtagatttcccaacaccaagtgtactgctaactaacttaacggtctcatcaacactttcacataaacgtttgtctgtaaatgatttaaaacaattaaatattaatgttttttcattaactgttaaaggaccaatttttcggcgtttacacggcacttccaaattttccataacactagtatacacaataaactgcaccttgcaactgaagtacctacttttagtgaactgttaagaattttgaatacgccacttggaccttcctacaaaatggaaaaatccactatcacattttctgtggaataagtttagaaggtaattatctagtcaattactgtcgtagattcctggaattaaagaattaaatgtttgattgttgaaacccttacttcgtggaatgcactcatttcagataaaataaaacgttttattttatctaaagaattaaactttattttgcaaataggcaaagaattaaactttattttgcaaatagataaaataaaacgttttattttatctaaagaattaaactttattttgcaaataggtaggtacttattaaacttttattggttatatataaccaataaaataaacatcttacatttcttgcaaattcattagtacctgttaacctccatcactccgacactggcaaccttatttagggattagtaaccctcacaactattgtattctattctgctccaacctttatacctggtggtcatactcaatttaaaattgttttcctatatacttctgtaaacttgttgacaaatatctgtttttcattgagtcacccgtatcaacagtttagggatttgcatacataatttattgttttattactctctcatacataaaaatacactataacagtgagagaaagcaaaaaagaaaatggtttttgtacattttaatagttttttactGCACACGTGAACTTCGCATTTCACACTATTTTGTTGTGTTGTATAGTTagctataatattaaaaaaaaattaattttgatatcatttttaagtagttttgacattgttcttAGGATTGATTTAATTATATCACCGAAACTAAAACATTTgaccaaattttacaaaattatcgaaataaaaaatTGTCCATGTAAAAAATTGATTGAACTTAAAATTCtggaatttttaaattaaaccaaaTAGTCATTCAACAATATAATACCACATATCGTATAAAAGTGCATGGAAACATATCTATATatctagtatttattttttttccaaaactgttactttaatatttttattttacatttcatTCTGTTCTGTGTAAAACTGATCTCAAGTACACATTTGTAATACTTAAGTCATGTACTTACGAACTTTATCGTTTAGAAGTGAGAAACTAAAGTATTCTACTTATTCATTCCgaattttcttctactttttcggAAACACAAGTGTTAAGACAGAAATTCGAAATTGTACGAAGATATTGTCTTGTTTGTTTGATAAGATTTGCTAGATGGTATTGATAATGGGGCTAAGAGGTATATTTTCCTTGTGAATTTTGAGAAAAGCTAGGCATTATGGGACAGAATTTTTAGAAGTAGACTTTTTGATATTGTCAGGGAAATGGGCTATTAGACGGTTGaaaaaattttacatttaacTTTAGGAGAGGGGGCATGATTGAATATACACTCGAGATCATAAAATctgggtcaccttgaaaatcaccgatatttcatttttaacgagctttatcgtaaataataataacacaaatacaaactaatgcatgtttctgagaattgttgcggttacctttgtaacaaaaaattccaatagtgccgatttcgcgagaaaggatcagtatgtaatacttggacgaagttggaattacgagggtaccctggccagctaggtctccggacctgaatcccatcgaacatctctgggacgatttgaaaaaacgtattcaaacccatacacctcctcctaacaacgcacaggagcttaaggatctgttagtgacagggtggaataacataccacaacatgtaatccggagaaaaattgagagtatgccccgtcgtctgcaagaggttattagagcaaggggaggcaatagacgatattggtcattgaaatttcactgattttttaccacgttctgtattttccatttttttttttcgtatgtctgttttatcaacaatttgattttttttctgtttttttcaataaaaacaataaaaaaccattttttttctttcaaaacaaacattgatgacaaataaaaaatacattagccagaAAAAAAggtattactgcaccagaggcaaaaatatttaagaaacttaaaattttcaagatgacccggattttatgatcgcgagtgtattttaaCAGAATGTATCTTTGAGTAACTCATTGACTTTTTCTATATAGGAAAGGATATGAAGATTAACAGTACCGTTCTGGTTTGTCTGCTGGAAGGATTAGTATCGCAGAAAGAGAACAGAGTGAGTTTCGCTTTCACGGCCATGGTTTAACGTGTTAAACGGTTTGTTTGGGCttttaggccgttgtcttcttaGATTAGTTCTCggcgtttcgccaacactaggggttggcatcttctggagatgttactgcttcgcttgtaagctgaaactaacgccgcgttgtactacggaggtcatatttatattttctactcatCTCTCCTCCACTGGTTTCGGTGTGAGGGGGCATGTCGTTGTttgtagcttttcttttttcGCGATTTgcgggaagggtgtttgtggattttaatatcggtatccatgttttgttaattcttagtccttcttctatccgattaaaattatttggatgcttatatatttccaccgtTTCTCGATATAACCGTGTGTAGTACTGTGATattttatccagcatctgcgtttctttaaacagtatccgatgttctccgcttcccaaagcgtgttaggcaacggcagatttgtcgatatgtcctaaacgacaatggcttttaagTTCGTTTATCCTTAtgtttgtgtgtctttttgtggttcccacatataccattccccATGTTCATGGTATTCGGTATGCTCCGGCCGTTGCTAACGGGTCGCGTTTGTcctttaccgatcttaaacagtcctaACAGCCCAAACAAACAGTTTAAACAAGTTACCAAGAGTTTGTGCTTTTGTGTAGTGTATGTGCTGAGCAAATGCCTTGTAACTATGAAAAGTCGACTTCATTGCCCCtagaaaatttactattttatccaaaCCACAGCTACAaacataaaatttgtatttttgatgGTTTTATGTAGTTACAGTAATAATAGTAAGCTCGTTATATATAGATTCACTTTATTTAACGATAAATCTTGATCGATCTTTTACTTTCAGTTTTTTCGACTTGTTTTTATCAGCGGCAGTACTAGAATTACCGACATAAATATTTCCACTTGATGCGAACATTACAAGACATATCAATATACTGACATACTTTTCTTCTTGCTGACGTTCGCGGTTTAACTGAGATGTGTTTTATTATAGacctcaaaaatatttataagttaACTGGTTGTGTTTTCGAAGGGTAGAAGAAAACGAgttgtataattaaaaagatcTGGTAGTTCTCTTGATTGTAACTTGTATTAGCTTAGTGATAGTTTAAATGTACTCAGAGCTTCTCTATATCTGTAGATTTCTGCGAATTCCAGTATTAAAAAACGTATTTATTCGTAGCCGTCCAAAATTGTGCCTTTAGATTCGGTACACACAGTCGTAGTAGATGCTAGTGGTTAAGAAAGTATGTgctaaaaaaatgtaaatgtttgcgtttttaaataataaattattgagATATGCGGTGTTAcggttataaaaataattatgccTATGCGTGTATACAGATTcggcaatattttaaaatatgtatggCAATTTACACTATGTGATAAAAGGGATGAAATATTGAAGAACGGCGAAAACAAATCATTCGTCTTCACTTAGCTTTATTCTCGGCCGTGCCTTATCGTAATTATGATGTTGTATTTGCCGTGTTTAGACTGTATATATAAAATCGTCTTGGTAACCGCAATGGTGTGTATATTATCAtgcagccttcatttatcacgtccacagCTGGACATAAACTCCTCCCCCTCcctaaactcctccattctttacgattttatGTTCTTTGtcgccaatttttggtgatacgcctgatgtcgtcagcccaacaacgtgtaggtggtcttcctctactacgtttgtctgctcttggcctgtaatttgtaattttgctcgtcacTTCCAGCATAGACCGTTTCATTCGTCtttgtgccactctcaatttcgaagccaaTTTtcgtcttggttagagtcatagattcctccccataggtcatgaccggtaataagcattggtcaaatacttttcttttgaggctaattggtatgttggccctaagtgtgtctcgcgtatttccaaaggctgcccaagctaaagtaattcgtctttggatttcgcatgtttggttatacctgctgattcttattccatgacccaaatacgtatatttctccaccagttctaccactttgtcttgaatagttaaatggttattggggaccatatttgtcctaaacttagttttggtcaagtttcAACAAGGATGTTTCTAGCCCTGCTCTTTACAAatatttttgcgttgaaatcgcCACATGAAATTGTGAATTGAGTACGAGAGTCATTAAGCGCGGTAGATATATCGTCATAAAACATTTCGATTTCGTCGTCTGTATGGTCTGTTGTTGGAGCGTTTACTTGgataattttgagttgtataTCACAATTACCAAAGTCTTCGGGTAAGAAAAGCATTCTTATCTGTACCTGAGTCTTTCGGCAAATTATTTTCTTAATTGAATTTTCAATCGAATATCAGTTTCTTATATGTCCATCACTTTAAGTAAATTTGAACTTTACTCTTGACCATCTTTTTTGACAGAGAGGAATCTCAACCTTAAATTTCCTAAATCCCAAAAGTTACCGTTAGCAGGTAAAATCCAATAAATATATTTCGGCAACTTGAAAGGCCTCCAGGAAAAATATAAGTATTTGCCCTGTAACTGCGTTAAttctaaaatagaaaaaaccaaaACTCATTATCGGaacaaaagaattaaaaactaaaatacttaTCAAGGCCTTTGTTAATTCAAATACAACTGAATTCGAAAATGAGAAGCCGAGAAATAATAGCAACGCAGACTGGGAGTATCTATTGCTCCGAGAGACAATAGAAATGTCTTTGGTAAAATAAATtcgaaatatttttaagaaattgatATTGAATTTAAGGACAAATCAAGGATGTTACATTAAGTGTAACAAAAACTTGCTTGCTAAAGTGCTTGATAGGGATAATAAAcactttttatataaaagaaattaaaaactaaaaataattaggCAACTAATGTTGTCTACATCAAATGTAGACAACTTCCTTTACTCGGTCTACTGAGCCCAATCTAGCATTTCTCATAACATGGTCCAGATATTATATTTTTCTGTTGATGCTGTTAGCAATTTCAGTTTACTTAATACATACTCATTCGTTTCTCGgaattaataacatttttatgtGTGTCCAAAGTTTGACCGCTTCCAATATTTAATAACTAAATGTTTAATAAGACCTATGTAGTCTCTTTCGATcgactaaatttttatttttaaaacggtGTCTTCTGTTTGTTGGTTTAGacatacaaatattatttatttattgacacattGTAAGCATTTATTAGCACATATTAGCTTAACAGTATTACAACTTTAGGCCTAAGATTATTGACATtatattttcttgaaattttaatgAGAAACCAACGTATAAACTTTATTATGTTGTTTAAACTTAAATTAAAGTAAAAGGAACATTCTAACGTGaaaacagtctaaaatgtgacgtTATAAGACGGAGACGGCTTGAAGTTAGGTGAGTTTAGGTTAGGTACCTGTTATTGTATAATACAAATAGCACTGTAATACAGACCCGTTCTCCCAgtgtgacagagaaaactgaaGCAAAGTAGTTCCTGCATCTCTTTTTAATGGGCCggatttatcgaccacgtgaccttcccattggtcatttaggtcacgtggtcaatAAACCCGGAACATTAGAAAGATATGCAGGGACTGCTGTGCGTCATttttctgtcgcactgggggaacgcgacTATATTGTAGCTGTCAGTTTATTTGTAGTATATGTCTAAGCTTAGGACCGTCAAAACTGTGACATTTTTTACGGTTTTCACATCAGAATGTCACATTTTTGACCTCCACGCAAGTACTGTCAAAAACGGCTGCCGATAGAAACAGAAAATGACTTGACAGATGATGTCTTAGTAGGCCTGACCTGTGTGGAATATGTGTCTTAAGTTACGGAGTACATGCTTATAATGaagatattcagatttttgtcttTTCTGTGTTTGTGAAACGAGAAAATTTGCTCCATGAGCAAATAACCCCTTAAGAGGacaggcgcaaaatttcgggccaatgctttttaaatgcattaatttttttcgactcctgagaaaactaataagtatttttgaaaaatttaaacgcaaatgaaagaatacattattaatGAGGGCCAAAattccctgaaaacttctataatgtttattttaataagttacaggggtgaaaaaaaaaagagaaaatttagtgtgatttttaatttcaaatatctcattcaaaaaactttttgtttattccaaGGGATTTTCtaccctcggtaataatgtaatctttcattctgcttttaaatttttcaaaaatatttattagttttctcaggattcaaaaaaaacgaatacatttaaaaagcattgccCCGAAATTTTGCACCTACGCTTTTAATTGTTACTGTGATGATGAAATAAAATGAACCTAATGAACATAATaaagtttatatataaataaatcgtGTCCACTATATAAGAAATTATAGTGATTGAACATTTTATTAAGTCTAATTATAAAGTATTTTCTGTTTAGTTGGTTTTGTAAATGCTGGGACATTTTCAACGGCAGCtgataaaaaatgttttcaaatctTACCATATTCCGACGCTTTTGTTGGATTTAATTTATCATAGTATATTGTTGACTGGTCAGTTTGAAAACATTTGAATTATGAATCTATTTTACGACTTCCAGAAAAGTTTTCttgttaaatgttttattttcaaCTACTTCATATTTATTGTTTAATGTCCTAGATGTTTTACTGCAGCTATTGACGTgattctctttttttttgttgatatgTTTATGAGATCTATACAAATG from Diabrotica undecimpunctata isolate CICGRU chromosome 4, icDiaUnde3, whole genome shotgun sequence encodes:
- the LOC140440145 gene encoding uncharacterized protein; translation: MENLEVPCKRRKIGPLTVNEKTLIFNCFKSFTDKRLCESVDETVKLVSSTLGVGKSTIYRVIKEEKCGSFQMPRNAPGKPKFQIEYHFKEGLRRKVHEFFFRQEFPTLDKVLVSVRDDKDYPEMSRSTLWKLLKEIGFRWKKNPRKSILLERSDIVIWRRHFLRTIKEMRNQKRKIFYLDETWINEGHTPNKFWQDETVTSQRHAFVNNLSTGLNPPSGKGRRLIIVHIGSSDGFVEGGLLTFESTRTGDYHEDMNADVFQEWFEQMIDLLPKNCVIVMDNASYHSRLIEGLPTTKWLKKDLQNWLSSKNITYHPGSIRKELYSLCALHKEKFKKYEIDEIAKNRGMTVLRSPPYHCELNPIELVWAQIKSEVSRKNTTFKIHDVKQLFLEAVNNVKPENWEKAVNHTIKEEEKMWKLDNITDKMIEPVIINLGSESSSSESDLDL